The stretch of DNA GGGCACAGGCGGAACTGGGTCAGCAGCGCCAGGTTATTCTGGTTGGGCTTGGTGGTTTTGATACCCATCAGGATCAGCAAAACCTTCACCCCGGATTGTTAAGGCAGGTGGCCGAAGCAATGGGTGCGTTTAATGCCGAACTCGAAGCTAATGGTCTTGAGAATAGTGTTACCACCTTCACTATGTCTGATTTCGGGCGACGTTTACCTGCAAATAATACCGGTACAGACCATGGCTGGGGTGGGCATCAGATTATTATGGGAGGAGCCGTTAATGGTGCCAGAGCCTATGGTAACTGGCCTGACCTTAGCCTCAACAGTGAAGATGATTATGGCAATGGGCGAATGATTCCCGGCATTGCCTCTGACCAGGTTAATGCGACACTGGCAAAATGGTTTGGTGCTACAGATAGTCAACTCAGCGGACTGTTTGAAAGTTTAAAAAACTTCCCCGGACAGGAAACCCTTGATTTTATCAGCTGAATAGACAAAGGAAGGCGCTGTGCTTGATAGTGTTGGATTTTTTGAAATTCTGGTTGTCATGACTCTGGGCTTGCTGGTAATCGGGCCTGAGCGTCTTCCTGTTGTCATCAAACAGGCTTCTGACTGGGTCAGAGTCGTTAGAGGTTCTTTCACGTCGCTGGCCCATCAATATGAACAGGAGTTAAAAATGAAGGAGCTGAAACAGAGGCTTGACTACACCCGGAAAAAGAGCCTTGAAGCTGCTACAAAACGTTCCCGCAGTCTGAAGCGTGATGACATTTAGTTTCTGACTACAGCTATTTGAAATCCACTGAAAGTACAGGGTTTCCCGGCAGTTCTGATCACTTATATTTCGCTAAAGTGTGAATTGTCAGGCACTGAAAAAACAGTGCCTGACTCCATTAACTTACAACCTTATCCACGCATCCTGCCAGGCTAACCCTGTTCCCGGAGCATAATAAAATGAACTCAGGTTACACCAGCCTGAGTCCGGGAATGGCTTGCACTGGTAAATGTTGCCATCGGTACCCTTCACTTTAGTTGCTGGCTGATAGCTGCCCAGGCCTTCAGGGTATGCATAATCATAATCCGTTACGGGTGGCTGGTCGTCTGACTTAATAACGGAGGTTGAGTAGCTGAAGTTTGTATCCGTTGCCCAGACCCGGTTACTGAAGACATTGTCTTCGTCGTACATCAGATGATTCATCTCTTCATGCCAGATGCCTATAAACATCTGGTTTGAATGGATGTCATTGACTTTCAATGCCAGGTCCCTTGCCCAGACACTGATATCAAGGTTGCCTGCAGTGACGACAATGGATTCATCCACTACTTCCTGACCGGAGCTATTGAACAGACGGAACCTTACGGTGTCATTCACCTCGGCAATATCATGGGCACTGGTCACATAAGAACCGATATTAACCAGATTGGGAGATGGGTCTGGATCTGGTCCTGGTGGAGGCGTTGTAGTCGCGTCGTCAGAAAAAGCCAAATCGGAACAGTTATAGAACCCCTCACCGCCAGCGTCATACCTTTGCCAGCGAACATACAGGATTCCGGTTCCACTACGTTCTGAAGGAATGTTGATATCCATCTCATAAAAGCCGTTTACAACCGGGAGATTATCATAGCTGTTAATCAGCTCCAGGTCTGACCAGTTCAGTCGCTGACTGGCAGAGTCAAAACCAGACCTGGTCAGGTAGATTCTCCAGAAGCTCGGGTTATGTGGCGCAGTAGCCCTGAACCTCAGTGTATGGCTGCCAGGTTGCAGAACGGTTTTCTGCCAGGCTGCAGAAGGGATATCCATTCCCGACTTACTAGTCGCTCCCGCACTACAGAGGTCACCATCGGTAACAACAGCCTCTACCGCACCCTGATTCAGGTAATCAATAACATTGGCAGAAAACTCATTCTTCTGTACAAAGGGATAAGTGCCTGACTGTAAAAATGCTGCCCGACAGGCGGCATTAGGAATCGTTGATCCATCAGTAGACGACCAGTAACCCCCATCGTCAGCACAGATAGTTTGTCGTGCTTTGGGGTAATCGGTCCAGCCATGGCCGTAGGAAAAGCTACACACTATTACCAAAGGTAAAAGTAGCAGTTTCATAAGATTGTTTCTCATTCATCTTCCTTGCGTTCATGAATACTTAATCAATTATTATCGATTTTCTGTTACTTCCTTGTGACACTATTATGGTGCCGTTATTTATGTTGCCATTAATTCAATACTTGTTTCCAGTGGTGAAAAAACTGGTCTGGAGTCTGAAGGTCAGACTCGATTTTTGCAGAAGCTTAGGGAAACAGCACTACAGAACATACCAGTAATCCGTCATTCTCGCGAAGGCGGGAATCTGACACGAACAGTGGGTCTCCGCCTTCGCGGGGATGACGATAGGATGTTTTTACCTGCTGCTTCCCTTAGTAACAATGATTCGGACAGTTTTCCGACAGGGTGACCATGAGAGACATCAGCGAAAATAGAGATGTCAGAATTGCCCATGAATGATAAAACGATCATGGGCGTATATCAGGAACTCAATAACTATGGAGCTATCGCTGCATTTAACGAAGTCCGCAGTCGTTTCACAGGAATAACCTTTTTCTCTATCCCCGGACCTTCATAGGAAACCGTAAACTGCCGCATACCGGTTGATTGAAAATACTCGGCAGATACAGGGTGTTCACCGGCTGGCAAATAAATCGTGCCGGAGTTTTCAATGCCTGCCTCACCCTCTATCACTTTTTTTCCATCAATTGTGAGCCTGTTCGGGCTGTTAGAATCCGTATAGAAGGTATAGTGACCGGATTGTTCGACAGTCAGCCAACCCTGATACAGCAGCCCGAAGTTCGTTGCCCGGTCTCGTGGTGTTGCGTGGAAGGTACTCACCTGAACTTCCCACTCAGGTGTCATCGCCGACAGGTCTGGCAGGTTGTCCGTATCCCAGCGACCTTCATTTTCAAAATAACTGACCATCAACCCCGCATCAGCATCCCTGACAAAGCCGCCTCTGCGATAGGCTTCCTGTATTTCAGGGGCTTTGTTATAGAGCTCCCAGATTAAACCTGTTTTATGGTTTTCAAGGGCGACAAAATTCGAAGTCGGATTCAGACTGACATATTTCCGGTGGTCGGCAGACCACCAGTCAGCATCCTTATTATAGGAGTCATAAAACCCATAGCCGCCGTAAACCTTTGCCTGGTATTTATCGTAAAGGTGGCGAATCGCAGGAATAATTTTCTCCGGGAGATAGGGTGTTGAGGCGACCAGCGCGCCCATTGAAATCGTGCCATTGTCGTCAATACCGGGTTTGCCTTCCACTTCGTGGCGTTGATAACCCCAGGGGTCGTGATCAGCCATAATGCCCCATTCCAGCTCACCATAAGCGGAGTGATCTTCAGGGTTCATCAACCCGTAGTTATATTGCAGATCAACCCGGCTGTGTGCGGTGTCCCAGAAGCTGACATAGTCATCCCTCAGGTCTCTGGGGTCTATGGCAATATAGTTGTGGTGGACTGAGTAAAGCGGTTCTTGCTTATTCCCCCCCCAGAGGCGGTTGCCATTGTATAGCTGCCTGGTGTCGTCATGTCTGGACAGTTCGCCGTTAATGTAACGGTTATAACTGATGCCACCACCGGCTGCCCACCCGGAGTGGTAAATCTCTGCCGGTATCGGGTGAGTAGGCGAACCCAGGGCCAGTACATACACCCCAAAGGTTTCCTGGAAGCTTTTTAACAAAAGGCTTTGTTCAAACCCTGTCGTTTGTGACCAGTGCCACATCAGCACTTCGCCTTCGGTTTTTCCGTCAAAATCACGGAAAAGGTTGAAGTCAACCGAGTGGTACAATTCTGAGGCCAGTTCACGAATTTCCGCTTCCAGCGCATTGTTTTCAGTGAAGTACTCACGAGCGACCAGCGCCCCCTGCAGGAACATGCCGGTATCGCTCAGGTTTGCGCCATCATCAGGACTGGCCAGTCCTGCCAGCCTGCCGGTATGACAACGCACCCAGCGTGGCCAGCCGGTCTGGAAGCGATCGGCGGATTTCATGAAACGCAGCATTTTCACCACGCGGCGGGCAGCGTCCTCACGATCAATAAACTCATTTTCCACCCCCGCAGCCAGAGCCATGGTAGCCATGCCCGTATGGAAAGGGCCGCAATTGTTGCTCTGGTTTGCTTTCTGGTATGAAATGCGGGTCATGCCACTGTGCGGATGCATATAGTCCGTCATGTAGCGGAATGTCGTTCTCTGTAAACTGCCCAGGAACTCTTCGTCGGACAGGTTTGCTGCTTTGCCCCGCCCGACATAAGTCAGCTCTGACTCTGTGCTACCAATCACGCTACTGACAAAGTAATCGGCTTCCTGAGAGTCATCCGCATCAAAGTCAATATACGCACTGACGGTCACCGGCTGGTCGTTCAGTTTCTCTCTATAGTCGCTACCAACAACAGAACGGTAAACGTTATACCCTTTAAAATCTTCCAGCCAGAAAGACGGGTCCAGATGTCTCCAGGCCACTTCAGCCGCACCGTGGACTGAGTTAACCTCCACCGCTTCGGGGCTGGCAGAAACCAGCCTGATATTATCGAGATAAAGTTCACCGCCGGTATCAGAGGTGAACAGTCGCAGCTCTTCAAGGGTAGAGCTGCTTTTATCCTTAAGCTGTCGTACATCAACAGCTATTGTAGACCAGCCACCGTTGACAACATTCCTGCTTATACTGGAAAAAAGCTGTCCCTCCAGTTTCATCTCCACTGAAGAGACCTTCTGCCCTTCCGGCACATAAAGATCCAGCATAATGAAGTCGGCTTTGTCGTAGTCAACCACGTTTGACGAGAAATCATGGCGAATAGACAGGTAATCATCTCTATGATTTTCCCAGGCAAGACTGAGGAAATAATCTTTTTCTGTCGGATAAGCGCGACGACCCTGTCTGACCATTGAGATTTCAACCGCTGCGCTTCCGCCATTCACGCTGAGTTCTGGTAATGTTTCGTCCGGTTCGTATCCAACAAGCAGCTTTGTGGCGATATCTGAAGCGGGAGGAGGAGTACCTGGAGAGGTGTCCCCGGTTGGTGGCACACCTTCAACAGTAGAAGGGGGATTATCACTTCCGGACTGATCGTTACAACCGGCTAACAGTGAGGCTGAAATACAAACACACAATAGTGTCCGCTTTAGCTTTATCATTGAGTTCCACTCGATGTATTTATTTCGACTTATATCTGTAACCCATCATTTGATACATAAAGATGCAGCTCCTGTGAAGAAAGCTTTAAAAGTTGGCAGATAATGCAGAAATGTTTCGTAACATGATTTTTTTTGCATCATCTTTCACTCGCTCCCATAAGTCACCACCTCTATTGTCTTTAATCAAAATAATTACAATACAAGTGACATACATCAACTTTAAAGCGCATTGCGTACACTGGATCAGATTATTTGGCAGCGCTGTATTGATATAACGATGTCGACTCTGTAGATTTACGGCAAACAAGAGAAACGTTTATACGCACTTTGCACCAATTTGCACCAAAAGGTTTAATAGGAATGTCCAAGCTTAAAAAAGCTTTGCTGGCAATGGCCGTTTCAGCGACTGTCCATAGTGCGGCAGTTGTTGCAGCACC from Endozoicomonas sp. NE40 encodes:
- a CDS encoding glucoamylase family protein codes for the protein MIKLKRTLLCVCISASLLAGCNDQSGSDNPPSTVEGVPPTGDTSPGTPPPASDIATKLLVGYEPDETLPELSVNGGSAAVEISMVRQGRRAYPTEKDYFLSLAWENHRDDYLSIRHDFSSNVVDYDKADFIMLDLYVPEGQKVSSVEMKLEGQLFSSISRNVVNGGWSTIAVDVRQLKDKSSSTLEELRLFTSDTGGELYLDNIRLVSASPEAVEVNSVHGAAEVAWRHLDPSFWLEDFKGYNVYRSVVGSDYREKLNDQPVTVSAYIDFDADDSQEADYFVSSVIGSTESELTYVGRGKAANLSDEEFLGSLQRTTFRYMTDYMHPHSGMTRISYQKANQSNNCGPFHTGMATMALAAGVENEFIDREDAARRVVKMLRFMKSADRFQTGWPRWVRCHTGRLAGLASPDDGANLSDTGMFLQGALVAREYFTENNALEAEIRELASELYHSVDFNLFRDFDGKTEGEVLMWHWSQTTGFEQSLLLKSFQETFGVYVLALGSPTHPIPAEIYHSGWAAGGGISYNRYINGELSRHDDTRQLYNGNRLWGGNKQEPLYSVHHNYIAIDPRDLRDDYVSFWDTAHSRVDLQYNYGLMNPEDHSAYGELEWGIMADHDPWGYQRHEVEGKPGIDDNGTISMGALVASTPYLPEKIIPAIRHLYDKYQAKVYGGYGFYDSYNKDADWWSADHRKYVSLNPTSNFVALENHKTGLIWELYNKAPEIQEAYRRGGFVRDADAGLMVSYFENEGRWDTDNLPDLSAMTPEWEVQVSTFHATPRDRATNFGLLYQGWLTVEQSGHYTFYTDSNSPNRLTIDGKKVIEGEAGIENSGTIYLPAGEHPVSAEYFQSTGMRQFTVSYEGPGIEKKVIPVKRLRTSLNAAIAP
- a CDS encoding lytic polysaccharide monooxygenase, which translates into the protein MRNNLMKLLLLPLVIVCSFSYGHGWTDYPKARQTICADDGGYWSSTDGSTIPNAACRAAFLQSGTYPFVQKNEFSANVIDYLNQGAVEAVVTDGDLCSAGATSKSGMDIPSAAWQKTVLQPGSHTLRFRATAPHNPSFWRIYLTRSGFDSASQRLNWSDLELINSYDNLPVVNGFYEMDINIPSERSGTGILYVRWQRYDAGGEGFYNCSDLAFSDDATTTPPPGPDPDPSPNLVNIGSYVTSAHDIAEVNDTVRFRLFNSSGQEVVDESIVVTAGNLDISVWARDLALKVNDIHSNQMFIGIWHEEMNHLMYDEDNVFSNRVWATDTNFSYSTSVIKSDDQPPVTDYDYAYPEGLGSYQPATKVKGTDGNIYQCKPFPDSGWCNLSSFYYAPGTGLAWQDAWIRL
- the tatB gene encoding Sec-independent protein translocase protein TatB — translated: MLDSVGFFEILVVMTLGLLVIGPERLPVVIKQASDWVRVVRGSFTSLAHQYEQELKMKELKQRLDYTRKKSLEAATKRSRSLKRDDI